One window from the genome of Alnus glutinosa chromosome 13, dhAlnGlut1.1, whole genome shotgun sequence encodes:
- the LOC133855047 gene encoding protein LURP-one-related 4-like, which yields MAKVYPKAPTFSPHVTSKRESFTVWMKSLVYQTNGCTVYNTNGDIVYRVDNYDKKGSNEVHLMDLRGKVLFTIRRKKLLAFGSWDGYRCSDSYINEEKPWFQVKKCYRMLMGDDLGCRVTVGCDKFRIVRLAGKTAFRIVNVDGDIVAEAKRKQSSSGVLLGDDVLALVVEPHMNHSLMIALLIVYGLIRRRM from the exons ATGGCGAAAGTGTACCCTAAAGCACCAACTTTTTCTCCCCACGTGACTTCAAAGAGAGAATCATTTACAGTATGGATGAAATCTCTTGTTTATCAGACAAATGGCTGCACCGTCTACAACACAAATGGTGATATTGTTTATCGTGTAGACAACTATGACAAGAAAGGCAGCAATGAAGTTCATCTCATGGATCTCCGAGGCAAAGTTCTTTTTACTATACGACggaag AAACTACTAGCTTTTGGAAGTTGGGATGGCTATAGATGCAGCGATTCTTATATAAACGAAGAGAAGCCATGGTTTCAAGTTAAGAAGTGTTACAGAATGCTTATGGGAGACGACTTAGGTTGTCGTGTTACTGTCGGCTGTGATAAGTTCAGGATAGTTCGATTGGCTGGCAAAACAGCATTTAGAATAGTAAATGTTGATGGAGATATTGTTGCAGAG GCAAAACGAAAGCAGTCATCTTCTGGGGTACTGTTGGGCGATGATGTTTTGGCTTTGGTGGTGGAGCCTCATATGAATCATTCCCTTATGATAGCTCTATTGATTGTCTATGGACTAATTCGGCGTAGAATGTGA